Proteins from a genomic interval of Colletes latitarsis isolate SP2378_abdomen chromosome 3, iyColLati1, whole genome shotgun sequence:
- the Tap gene encoding basic helix-loop-helix neural transcription factor TAP, with amino-acid sequence MSSEYSFCSEGGFDELSSSSDSGFDVSFESPKHEIQADTLFPPAKEEKRKKTRNTRCKSPTQVLKLKRNRRIKANDRERHRMHTLNDALERLRMALPTFPEDTKLTKIETLRFAHNYIWALSQTLGNAETGEITVNVGNVTVSIGENGNMITSSTGSCAVAAQKRLGPSHAGFPYPQERFVPEWQEYDCYSDQSVSPPMQYQPCYDQRMYHAQHQLQTPHHMGHNSMYQCL; translated from the exons ATGTCCTCGGAGTATTCATTCTGCAGCGAAGGAGGTTTTGACGAACTTTCAAGCTCCTCCGACTCTGGCTTCGACGTAAGCTTCGAATCACCCAAACACGAAATACAAGCAGACACTCTGTTTCCGCCGGCGAAGGAAGAGAAACGCAAGAAGACCAGAAATACGCGGTGCAAGAGCCCTACGCAG GTGCTCAAGCTGAAAAGGAACCGTCGTATAAAGGCGAACGATCGCGAGAGGCACAGGATGCACACATTGAACGACGCCCTGGAGCGGCTCCGGATGGCGTTGCCGACCTTCCCGGAAGACACCAAGCTGACGAAAATCGAGACGCTCCGGTTCGCCCACAACTACATTTGGGCGCTCTCGCAGACGCTGGGTAACGCAGAAACCGGCGAGATCACTGTGAACGTCGGAAACGTGACGGTCAGCATCGGCGAGAACGGAAACATGATCACATCCTCGACGGGAAGCTGCGCGGTGGCGGCTCAAAAACGGTTGGGCCCGTCGCACGCAGGTTTCCCTTATCCTCAGGAGAGATTCGTCCCCGAGTGGCAGGAATACGACTGCTACAGCGACCAGAGCGTCAGCCCACCGATGCAGTATCAACCGTGCTACGATCAGAGGATGTAC